In the genome of Populus alba chromosome 11, ASM523922v2, whole genome shotgun sequence, one region contains:
- the LOC118031676 gene encoding protein GID8 homolog isoform X3 — protein sequence MESGTEPDIDLATITDRMAVKKAVQCGNVEDAIEKVNDLNPEILDTNPQLFFHLQQQRFIELIRNGKVEEALEFAQEELAPRGEENQSFLEELERTVALLAFEDVSSCPVGGLLDISQRLKTASEVNAAILTSQSREKDPKLPSLLKMLLWAQNQLDEKAVYPRINDLSTAKLEDSAV from the exons ATGGAATCAGGAACTGAAC CAGATATAGATCTTGCAACAATTACAGATCGAATGGCTGTTAAGAAGGCTGTGCAGTGTGGAAATGTTGAGGATGCTATTGAGAAAGTCAATGATTTAAATCCCGAG ATACTGGACACAAACCCGCAGCTGTTTTTCCATCTCCAGCAGCAGAGATTTATAGAACTAATTCGGAATGGCAAAGTAGAAGAGGCTTTGGAGTTTGCTCAGGAGGAACTTGCACCAAGGGGAGAAGAAAAC CAAAGTTTTTTAGAAGAACTGGAGAGGACTGTTGCGCTGCTGGCTTTTGAAGATGTTTCTAGCTGCCCTGTTGGAGGACTTTTGGATATTTCACAGCGCCTGAAGACAGCAAGTGAGGTGAATGCAGCTATCCTTACAAGCCAGAGTCGTGAAAAAG ATCCAAAGCTTCCAAGCTTGTTAAAAATGTTGCTATGGGCTCAGAACCAACTTGATGAGAAAGCTGTTTATCCTCGAATAAACGATTTATCCACTGCCAAGCTTGAAGACTCTGCAGTTTGA
- the LOC118031676 gene encoding protein GID8 homolog isoform X2 → MMSLFWIVIRQLAEIEAMATSKKVIPREEWEKKLNDVKIRKEDMNKLVMNFLVTEGYVDAAEKFQMESGTEHIDLATITDRMAVKKAVQCGNVEDAIEKVNDLNPEILDTNPQLFFHLQQQRFIELIRNGKVEEALEFAQEELAPRGEENQSFLEELERTVALLAFEDVSSCPVGGLLDISQRLKTASEVNAAILTSQSREKDPKLPSLLKMLLWAQNQLDEKAVYPRINDLSTAKLEDSAV, encoded by the exons ATGATGTCACTGTTCTGGATTGTAATTCGTCAGCTTGCAGAAATTGAAGcaatg GCTACGTCGAAAAAGGTGATTCCAAGAGAAGAGTGGGAAAAGAAGCTTAATGATGTAAAAATCAGGAAAGAAGACATGAATAAATTGGTGATGAACTTTCTTGTTACTGAAGGTTATGTTGATGCTGCTGAGAAATTCCAGATGGAATCAGGAACTGAAC ATATAGATCTTGCAACAATTACAGATCGAATGGCTGTTAAGAAGGCTGTGCAGTGTGGAAATGTTGAGGATGCTATTGAGAAAGTCAATGATTTAAATCCCGAG ATACTGGACACAAACCCGCAGCTGTTTTTCCATCTCCAGCAGCAGAGATTTATAGAACTAATTCGGAATGGCAAAGTAGAAGAGGCTTTGGAGTTTGCTCAGGAGGAACTTGCACCAAGGGGAGAAGAAAAC CAAAGTTTTTTAGAAGAACTGGAGAGGACTGTTGCGCTGCTGGCTTTTGAAGATGTTTCTAGCTGCCCTGTTGGAGGACTTTTGGATATTTCACAGCGCCTGAAGACAGCAAGTGAGGTGAATGCAGCTATCCTTACAAGCCAGAGTCGTGAAAAAG ATCCAAAGCTTCCAAGCTTGTTAAAAATGTTGCTATGGGCTCAGAACCAACTTGATGAGAAAGCTGTTTATCCTCGAATAAACGATTTATCCACTGCCAAGCTTGAAGACTCTGCAGTTTGA
- the LOC118031676 gene encoding protein GID8 homolog isoform X4, protein MESGTEHIDLATITDRMAVKKAVQCGNVEDAIEKVNDLNPEILDTNPQLFFHLQQQRFIELIRNGKVEEALEFAQEELAPRGEENQSFLEELERTVALLAFEDVSSCPVGGLLDISQRLKTASEVNAAILTSQSREKDPKLPSLLKMLLWAQNQLDEKAVYPRINDLSTAKLEDSAV, encoded by the exons ATGGAATCAGGAACTGAAC ATATAGATCTTGCAACAATTACAGATCGAATGGCTGTTAAGAAGGCTGTGCAGTGTGGAAATGTTGAGGATGCTATTGAGAAAGTCAATGATTTAAATCCCGAG ATACTGGACACAAACCCGCAGCTGTTTTTCCATCTCCAGCAGCAGAGATTTATAGAACTAATTCGGAATGGCAAAGTAGAAGAGGCTTTGGAGTTTGCTCAGGAGGAACTTGCACCAAGGGGAGAAGAAAAC CAAAGTTTTTTAGAAGAACTGGAGAGGACTGTTGCGCTGCTGGCTTTTGAAGATGTTTCTAGCTGCCCTGTTGGAGGACTTTTGGATATTTCACAGCGCCTGAAGACAGCAAGTGAGGTGAATGCAGCTATCCTTACAAGCCAGAGTCGTGAAAAAG ATCCAAAGCTTCCAAGCTTGTTAAAAATGTTGCTATGGGCTCAGAACCAACTTGATGAGAAAGCTGTTTATCCTCGAATAAACGATTTATCCACTGCCAAGCTTGAAGACTCTGCAGTTTGA
- the LOC118031676 gene encoding protein GID8 homolog isoform X1, whose protein sequence is MMSLFWIVIRQLAEIEAMATSKKVIPREEWEKKLNDVKIRKEDMNKLVMNFLVTEGYVDAAEKFQMESGTEPDIDLATITDRMAVKKAVQCGNVEDAIEKVNDLNPEILDTNPQLFFHLQQQRFIELIRNGKVEEALEFAQEELAPRGEENQSFLEELERTVALLAFEDVSSCPVGGLLDISQRLKTASEVNAAILTSQSREKDPKLPSLLKMLLWAQNQLDEKAVYPRINDLSTAKLEDSAV, encoded by the exons ATGATGTCACTGTTCTGGATTGTAATTCGTCAGCTTGCAGAAATTGAAGcaatg GCTACGTCGAAAAAGGTGATTCCAAGAGAAGAGTGGGAAAAGAAGCTTAATGATGTAAAAATCAGGAAAGAAGACATGAATAAATTGGTGATGAACTTTCTTGTTACTGAAGGTTATGTTGATGCTGCTGAGAAATTCCAGATGGAATCAGGAACTGAAC CAGATATAGATCTTGCAACAATTACAGATCGAATGGCTGTTAAGAAGGCTGTGCAGTGTGGAAATGTTGAGGATGCTATTGAGAAAGTCAATGATTTAAATCCCGAG ATACTGGACACAAACCCGCAGCTGTTTTTCCATCTCCAGCAGCAGAGATTTATAGAACTAATTCGGAATGGCAAAGTAGAAGAGGCTTTGGAGTTTGCTCAGGAGGAACTTGCACCAAGGGGAGAAGAAAAC CAAAGTTTTTTAGAAGAACTGGAGAGGACTGTTGCGCTGCTGGCTTTTGAAGATGTTTCTAGCTGCCCTGTTGGAGGACTTTTGGATATTTCACAGCGCCTGAAGACAGCAAGTGAGGTGAATGCAGCTATCCTTACAAGCCAGAGTCGTGAAAAAG ATCCAAAGCTTCCAAGCTTGTTAAAAATGTTGCTATGGGCTCAGAACCAACTTGATGAGAAAGCTGTTTATCCTCGAATAAACGATTTATCCACTGCCAAGCTTGAAGACTCTGCAGTTTGA